A genomic window from Prunus persica cultivar Lovell chromosome G2, Prunus_persica_NCBIv2, whole genome shotgun sequence includes:
- the LOC18785076 gene encoding probable RNA-binding protein ARP1 isoform X3 produces the protein MTMSNNVINGQFGDTTLTKVFVGGLAWETPKEALREHFDKYGEILEAVIISDKLTGRSKGYGFVTFKEAEAAKKACEDATPVINGRRANCNLASLGARRPRSASTTTPPPPPPPQRGSNGGGARSMSPAPANHVQWYYPAPAGTPATPFHHQHHQPVPFYGYSPTYIAADISYNHKLGYTGGAYMNGHYSPQVYPGQPMVGPNTLMPMYPLYHYHHQSHTMGLPAHIFPPTTSGHVAAVPTIMSKPASIAPNTVCLAVE, from the exons ATGACAATGAGCAACAACGTAATTAATGGGCAGTTTGGAGACACCACGCTGACCAAAGTGTTCGTTGGAGGGCTGGCTTGGGAGACTCCCAAGGAGGCCTTGAGAGAGCACTTCGACAAGTACGGTGAGATCTTGGAGGCCGTCATCATCTCTGATAAGCTCACCGGCAGATCCAAGGGCTACGGTTTC GTCACATTCAAGGAGGCTGAGGCTGCTAAGAAGGCTTGCGAGGACGCGACGCCCGTCATCAACGGCCGCCGCGCCAACTGCAATCTGGCTTCCCTCGGGGCTCGCCGCCCCAGGTCGGCTTCAACCACcacccctcctcctcctcctcctcctcaacgAG gaTCGAACGGTGGCGGAGCAAGATCCATGTCACCTGCACCTGCAAATCACGTGCAGTGGTACTACCCAGCACCAGCAGGTACTCCAGCTACCCCATTCCATCACCAGCATCACCAGCCTGTTCCATTCTACGG gTACTCCCCAACCTACATTGCTGCTGATATCAGTTACAATCAT AAGCTAGGCTACACAGGTGGGGCCTACATGAATGGGCATTACTCTCCTCAAGTGTACCCAGGCCAGCCTATGGTGGGGCCAAACACATTGATGCCAATGTACCCTCTTTACCACTACCACCATCAATCACATACAATGGGCTTACCTGCTCACATCTTTCCACCAACCACATCTGG